A window of Nitrospiraceae bacterium contains these coding sequences:
- the rplC gene encoding 50S ribosomal protein L3 produces the protein MNMTNGLLGRKLGMTQIFDESQLTPVTVIEAGPCRVVTLKTKERDGYEAVQLSFDEVKDRKLSKAELGHLKKHEAPASRVLREFKKVGDVAVGQSVKVDIFKKGDWVDVIGVSKGKGFQGVVKRHHYAGGPESHGSMFHRAPGSIGSSSFPSRVWKGKTLPGHMGAERVTAQRLKVIESRPGENLLFVRGAVPGAANGLVVVRKSKKG, from the coding sequence ATGAACATGACAAACGGGCTTTTAGGAAGAAAACTCGGGATGACGCAGATTTTCGATGAAAGTCAGCTGACTCCCGTGACAGTCATCGAGGCCGGTCCTTGCCGCGTGGTGACGCTCAAGACTAAAGAGCGCGACGGCTATGAAGCGGTTCAGCTTTCATTCGATGAGGTAAAGGACCGCAAGCTGTCGAAGGCTGAGCTAGGCCATCTCAAGAAACATGAGGCGCCAGCGAGTCGCGTGCTTCGCGAGTTCAAGAAGGTTGGCGATGTTGCGGTAGGCCAATCGGTGAAGGTCGATATTTTCAAAAAGGGCGATTGGGTCGATGTGATCGGCGTGTCCAAGGGGAAGGGTTTTCAGGGCGTGGTCAAGCGGCATCACTACGCCGGTGGTCCCGAGTCACACGGCTCGATGTTTCACCGGGCTCCTGGATCGATCGGGTCCAGTTCGTTCCCTTCACGGGTCTGGAAGGGAAAGACGTTGCCGGGGCACATGGGTGCTGAGCGAGTGACGGCCCAGCGCTTGAAGGTGATCGAGTCGAGACCGGGTGAGAACCTTCTCTTCGTGAGGGGGGCGGTTCCGGGAGCGGCCAATGGGCTCGTCGTCGTGCGCAAGTCGAAAAAGGGATAG